A region from the Paludicola sp. MB14-C6 genome encodes:
- the murB gene encoding UDP-N-acetylmuramate dehydrogenase, translating to MSNSIQLTEELKNTTCELQVDIDVAPYTSFRIGGKCKYLVKPKNFTDIKEVVSILKNYNIDYYFLGNGSNVLVSDNGYNGAIILLANNLTNIQVDGYKIDCEAGVALSKLCSVALDNELSGLEFAFGIPGTVGGAVYMNAGAYGGEIKDTILCCTYLDENNEIKTMYRNEMELSYRHSIFSDSKCCILSASFVLQKEDKDIIKNRMTDFMTRRKTKQPLEFPSAGSTFKRPEGNYASALIEQCGLKGYRIGDAMVSDKHSGFVVNVGKATCDDVLKVVDHIKQVVFEQTGYELECEIKTLGF from the coding sequence ATGTCAAATTCTATTCAGTTAACTGAAGAGTTAAAAAATACAACATGTGAATTACAAGTAGATATTGACGTGGCTCCTTACACAAGCTTTCGAATCGGAGGTAAGTGTAAATATCTTGTAAAGCCAAAAAACTTTACAGATATAAAAGAAGTCGTTTCTATACTAAAAAATTATAACATTGATTATTATTTCCTTGGAAATGGTTCAAATGTGTTGGTTTCGGATAATGGATATAATGGTGCAATTATATTACTTGCTAATAATTTAACGAATATTCAAGTTGATGGTTATAAAATAGATTGTGAAGCTGGGGTTGCATTATCAAAACTTTGCAGCGTTGCATTAGACAATGAATTATCGGGATTGGAATTTGCATTCGGTATTCCGGGTACTGTTGGTGGTGCTGTTTATATGAATGCCGGTGCCTATGGTGGAGAAATTAAAGATACTATTTTATGTTGTACTTATCTTGATGAAAATAATGAAATAAAAACAATGTACCGAAATGAAATGGAATTATCTTATCGTCATAGCATTTTTAGCGATTCAAAGTGTTGTATTTTAAGTGCTTCTTTTGTTTTGCAAAAAGAAGATAAAGATATTATCAAAAATCGTATGACGGATTTTATGACAAGAAGAAAAACAAAGCAACCATTAGAATTTCCAAGTGCAGGAAGTACTTTTAAAAGGCCGGAAGGAAACTATGCATCCGCATTGATTGAGCAATGTGGGTTAAAAGGATATCGTATTGGAGATGCTATGGTAAGTGATAAACATAGCGGATTTGTAGTAAATGTAGGAAAAGCTACATGTGATGATGTGTTAAAGGTAGTCGATCATATAAAGCAAGTTGTTTTTGAACAAACGGGCTACGAATTGGAATGTGAAATTAAAACGCTTGGGTTTTAG
- the rapZ gene encoding RNase adapter RapZ encodes MDFLIVTGLSGAGKSRAVDALEDIGFFCIDNMPPKLISKFAEIAKQSGPKMSKVAVVTDVRGGELFNDFIEELDLLKTMDFSYKLLFLDCNTQILVRRYKETRRKHPLIDHTSSIEEAVVMERDMLMHARERSDYIIDTSHLSAMQLKERISNIFLDNISNSMLISCMSFGFKYGSPAEADLVFDVRCLPNPFYIDELKNKTGLEDEVKDYVMAWPQSQQLRDKLIDLIDYLIPLYLSEGKSQLIIAVGCTGGKHRSITFAEEIYNHLLEQGKKVAVNHRDILKP; translated from the coding sequence ATGGATTTTTTAATTGTAACAGGTTTATCAGGTGCAGGAAAATCTCGAGCAGTAGATGCACTTGAGGATATTGGATTTTTTTGTATAGATAATATGCCGCCAAAGCTCATTTCTAAATTTGCTGAAATTGCTAAGCAATCCGGACCTAAAATGTCTAAGGTTGCAGTTGTAACAGATGTTCGTGGTGGTGAACTTTTTAATGATTTTATTGAAGAGTTGGATTTATTAAAAACAATGGATTTTTCGTATAAATTATTGTTTTTAGATTGTAATACACAAATATTGGTTCGCCGCTATAAGGAAACAAGAAGAAAGCATCCGCTAATTGACCATACTTCATCAATCGAAGAAGCAGTTGTTATGGAACGAGATATGCTTATGCATGCTAGGGAACGATCCGATTATATTATCGATACATCCCATCTTTCCGCTATGCAATTAAAAGAGCGCATCAGCAATATCTTTTTGGATAACATTTCAAACAGTATGCTGATTAGCTGTATGTCTTTTGGCTTTAAATATGGTTCTCCTGCTGAAGCAGATTTAGTATTTGATGTGCGTTGTTTACCAAATCCGTTTTATATAGATGAGTTAAAAAATAAAACCGGATTAGAAGATGAAGTAAAGGATTACGTAATGGCTTGGCCGCAGTCTCAACAATTACGTGACAAACTAATTGATTTAATAGATTATTTAATTCCTTTGTATTTAAGTGAAGGAAAAAGCCAATTGATTATTGCCGTTGGTTGTACAGGTGGAAAACACCGTTCTATAACCTTTGCAGAAGAAATATATAATCATTTATTAGAACAAGGCAAAAAAGTGGCTGTAAATCATCGGGATATTTTGAAGCCATAA
- the whiA gene encoding DNA-binding protein WhiA, which translates to MTYSQQVKNELCHGKFSCENCQKAFVYGMLLTSRGVSNKSFTVNTENKLVADFLAENIIDLTGSIVTVQHPDFREKNKRPIYTVSLENTNDIENILKLYDKKAVLDKTSINWSMIRNICCQNSFLRGTYLSCGAMSNPEKEYHLEFCLSNESVCDDILDLLYNVDLDFRKATRGKNFIAYVKESQQIEDTLTYLGAIRSSMELMNLKIVKEIRNTANRRTNCETANIEKTVNAAVTQIRKIEYLLETKGLDFLPIELQEAAKLRLNNPDASLSELCELSPQKISRSGFNHRIKKLCTISDELRNEK; encoded by the coding sequence TTGACTTATTCTCAACAAGTGAAAAATGAATTATGTCATGGAAAATTTTCATGTGAAAACTGTCAAAAAGCATTTGTATATGGAATGTTATTAACAAGCAGAGGGGTTTCGAATAAATCTTTCACAGTGAATACTGAAAATAAGTTAGTAGCTGATTTTTTAGCAGAAAATATTATTGACTTAACAGGTTCTATTGTTACTGTCCAACATCCTGATTTTCGTGAAAAAAATAAAAGGCCGATTTATACAGTTTCACTTGAAAATACTAATGATATAGAGAATATTCTTAAATTATACGATAAGAAAGCTGTGCTTGATAAAACAAGTATAAATTGGAGTATGATACGAAATATTTGTTGTCAAAACTCATTTTTGCGTGGGACATACTTATCTTGTGGCGCAATGAGCAATCCTGAAAAAGAATACCATTTAGAATTTTGTTTATCTAATGAATCAGTTTGTGATGATATTTTAGATTTACTCTATAATGTTGATCTTGACTTTAGAAAAGCGACAAGAGGAAAGAATTTTATTGCATACGTAAAAGAAAGTCAACAAATTGAAGATACGTTAACTTATCTTGGTGCAATTCGTTCTTCTATGGAGCTGATGAATTTAAAAATTGTTAAAGAAATAAGAAATACAGCTAATAGAAGGACAAATTGCGAAACAGCAAATATAGAAAAGACAGTAAATGCAGCGGTAACACAAATAAGAAAAATCGAGTATTTATTAGAAACGAAAGGGTTAGACTTCTTACCAATCGAATTACAAGAAGCTGCTAAATTGCGGCTGAATAATCCTGATGCTTCATTAAGCGAGCTTTGTGAATTATCTCCACAGAAGATTAGTCGATCTGGATTTAATCATAGAATTAAAAAGTTATGCACTATTTCTGATGAACTACGTAATGAAAAATAG
- a CDS encoding DNA polymerase III subunit alpha, translating into MKNFVHLHLHTEYSLLDGACVIKRLVQKAKELNQTAIAITDHGCLYGVIDFYKECKREGIKPIIGCEVYVANRTRFDKVHKIDSSPYHLVLLCKNNIGYQNLIKLVSDGYIEGFYNKPRIDHELLEKHHEGLIALSACLGGEIPRALMANDYEKAKQTALFYKNTFGEDNFYIEIQDHDIPEQKRILPLLQRLSEEIGVGLVATNDAHYISKEDAKTQAVLMCIQTNTVLGEEKAMEFPTQEFYVKSYEEMDERFHSYKNALSNTCKIAEMCNIEFEFGVTKLPRFTIENVDNNQEYFYEQCRKGLIRHYGNNIDESIKQRLEYELDIITRMGYIDYFLIVYDFIRYAKENDIPVGPGRGSGAGSLAAYCIGITGIDPMKYNLLFERFLNPERISMPDFDIDFCYEKRQKVIDYVVRKYGSDHVAQIITFGTMAAKGAIRDVGRALGMPYQAVDTIAKLIPAELNITIDKALLISQELKAVYQSDPKSKELIDMARKLEGMPRHASTHAAGVVITREAASFYVPLQKNDESIVTQFTMTTLEELGLLKMDFLGLRNLTVIDHCEKQIRKTNPSFSIESISLEDKAVFDMLSEGNTQGVFQFESAGMKRVLSQLKPESVEDLIAVISLYRPGPMESIPKYIKNRHNPKLITYKHPLLKPILNVTYGCIVYQEQVMQICRQLAGYSYGRADLVRRAMSKKKAEIMEKERHNFIYGKVNDDGSIECVGCIANGVDEATANSIFDEMSSFAAYAFNKSHAAAYAFVSYQTAFLKCHYKREYMAALLTSVLGNTDKVIEYIVECNAQGIKVLPPSINSSEIGFTVNDECLNFGLLAVKNLGKAVIESIIYERQQNGPYTSLYDFIERLYGKDLNKRAIESLIKCGAFDCFDSNRKEMMCAYEKIVETIDSTIKRNISGQLDFFNANSVVKPDYIMPKLDEYSASDLLSMEKEVTGLYVTGHPLDAFLPIAKHFKTTPILDLLTDVNEELHSYKDGDCVKILCVIQSKKMQLTRNKSMMAFVNVEDQTGSIEVVVFPKIYDQYSHLLTQNKILLLSGKITIREDEQPKIICESIVDSSQLTHDTRPSEYSKLYIRLARYNQDDVNEVVSILNEYNGTICVYLHFADIKKTVALKEHGVGYTKELESKLTNIVGEKNIAFQ; encoded by the coding sequence TTGAAAAACTTTGTTCATTTACATTTACATACGGAATATAGCCTTTTAGATGGAGCTTGTGTCATAAAGCGCCTTGTTCAAAAAGCTAAAGAGTTGAACCAAACAGCCATAGCTATTACAGATCATGGCTGTTTGTATGGCGTTATAGATTTTTATAAAGAGTGTAAACGGGAAGGCATAAAACCTATTATTGGGTGTGAAGTATATGTCGCAAATAGAACTCGATTTGATAAAGTACATAAAATCGATTCAAGTCCATATCATTTAGTTTTATTGTGTAAAAATAATATAGGATATCAAAACTTAATTAAATTAGTTTCTGATGGATATATAGAAGGCTTTTATAATAAACCACGTATTGATCACGAACTTTTAGAAAAGCATCATGAGGGGCTTATAGCATTATCAGCATGTTTAGGCGGCGAAATACCGAGAGCGTTAATGGCAAATGATTATGAAAAAGCAAAACAGACAGCTTTGTTTTATAAAAATACATTTGGAGAAGATAATTTTTATATTGAAATACAAGATCACGATATTCCTGAGCAAAAACGAATACTTCCATTATTGCAAAGACTAAGCGAGGAAATTGGTGTAGGGCTTGTTGCTACAAACGATGCACATTATATTAGCAAAGAAGATGCTAAAACGCAAGCAGTTTTAATGTGTATTCAAACAAATACCGTTTTAGGTGAAGAGAAAGCAATGGAATTCCCAACTCAAGAATTCTATGTGAAATCTTATGAAGAAATGGATGAACGATTTCATTCATATAAAAATGCTCTTTCCAACACCTGCAAAATTGCAGAGATGTGTAATATTGAATTTGAATTTGGTGTTACAAAACTCCCTCGTTTTACAATTGAAAATGTAGATAATAATCAAGAATATTTTTATGAGCAATGTAGAAAAGGTTTAATTCGCCATTATGGAAATAATATAGATGAATCGATTAAACAACGATTAGAGTACGAATTAGATATTATTACAAGGATGGGCTATATTGATTATTTTTTAATTGTATATGATTTTATTCGTTATGCAAAAGAAAATGATATTCCGGTAGGCCCCGGACGTGGCTCGGGAGCAGGTAGTTTAGCTGCTTACTGTATAGGAATTACAGGAATTGATCCAATGAAATATAATCTGCTTTTTGAAAGATTTTTAAATCCTGAGCGTATCAGTATGCCGGATTTTGATATTGACTTTTGCTATGAAAAGCGACAAAAGGTGATAGATTATGTTGTACGAAAATATGGCAGTGACCATGTAGCACAAATTATAACATTCGGTACAATGGCTGCAAAAGGAGCAATCCGTGATGTAGGACGTGCTTTAGGTATGCCGTATCAAGCAGTAGATACGATTGCAAAGCTTATACCAGCAGAATTGAATATAACGATTGATAAAGCTTTGTTAATTTCTCAAGAGCTAAAAGCTGTCTATCAGTCTGATCCGAAAAGTAAAGAACTAATTGACATGGCGAGAAAACTAGAAGGAATGCCTCGCCATGCCTCTACACATGCTGCCGGAGTTGTAATCACCAGAGAAGCCGCAAGCTTTTATGTTCCATTACAAAAGAACGATGAATCAATAGTAACCCAATTTACTATGACGACATTAGAAGAACTAGGTTTGTTAAAAATGGACTTTTTAGGATTAAGAAACTTAACGGTAATTGATCATTGCGAAAAACAAATACGAAAGACAAATCCTAGTTTTTCAATAGAGAGTATTTCTTTAGAAGATAAAGCAGTTTTTGATATGTTATCAGAAGGAAATACACAAGGCGTATTCCAATTCGAATCAGCAGGAATGAAGCGTGTGTTATCACAATTAAAGCCGGAAAGCGTTGAAGATTTAATTGCCGTTATATCTTTGTATCGTCCGGGACCTATGGAATCTATTCCTAAATATATTAAAAATAGACATAACCCAAAGTTAATTACGTATAAGCATCCTTTATTAAAGCCAATACTAAATGTTACTTATGGATGCATTGTTTATCAAGAGCAGGTAATGCAAATTTGTAGACAGCTAGCAGGCTATTCATATGGACGGGCTGATTTAGTACGACGTGCGATGTCTAAAAAGAAAGCTGAAATAATGGAAAAAGAACGACATAATTTTATTTATGGTAAAGTAAATGATGATGGTTCAATTGAATGTGTTGGATGCATTGCAAATGGAGTAGATGAAGCTACCGCAAATAGTATATTTGATGAAATGTCAAGCTTTGCAGCTTATGCGTTTAATAAATCCCATGCAGCAGCATATGCATTTGTGTCTTATCAAACTGCATTTTTGAAATGTCATTATAAAAGAGAATATATGGCAGCACTTCTCACAAGTGTTTTAGGCAACACGGATAAAGTTATAGAATATATCGTAGAATGTAATGCACAAGGAATTAAAGTTCTCCCACCATCAATAAATTCAAGTGAAATTGGATTTACTGTAAATGATGAATGCTTGAATTTTGGGCTGCTAGCAGTTAAAAATTTAGGAAAAGCGGTTATAGAGAGTATTATATATGAACGTCAGCAAAACGGGCCATATACTTCTCTTTATGATTTCATTGAGCGACTTTATGGTAAGGATTTAAATAAAAGAGCAATTGAAAGCCTAATAAAATGTGGTGCATTTGATTGCTTCGATAGTAACCGTAAAGAAATGATGTGTGCTTATGAAAAAATTGTTGAAACTATTGATTCTACCATTAAAAGAAATATATCAGGACAATTAGACTTTTTTAATGCAAATAGTGTTGTAAAACCTGATTATATCATGCCAAAATTAGATGAGTATTCCGCAAGTGATCTACTTTCAATGGAAAAAGAGGTTACCGGCCTTTATGTGACCGGACATCCTTTAGATGCATTTCTGCCAATTGCAAAGCATTTTAAAACAACTCCGATTTTAGATCTACTAACCGATGTGAATGAGGAATTGCATAGCTACAAGGATGGGGATTGCGTAAAAATACTTTGTGTGATTCAATCAAAGAAAATGCAATTAACAAGAAATAAATCAATGATGGCATTTGTAAATGTTGAAGATCAAACGGGAAGTATTGAAGTAGTTGTGTTTCCAAAGATATATGATCAATATTCACACTTACTTACCCAAAATAAAATATTGCTTCTCTCAGGAAAAATAACGATACGTGAAGATGAGCAACCTAAAATTATTTGCGAATCTATTGTTGATAGTAGTCAATTAACACATGATACCCGACCATCAGAATATTCAAAACTATATATTCGTTTAGCACGATATAATCAGGATGATGTAAATGAAGTTGTGAGTATTTTAAATGAGTATAATGGAACAATATGTGTATATTTACATTTTGCTGATATAAAGAAAACTGTTGCTTTAAAAGAGCATGGAGTTGGGTATACAAAAGAGCTTGAATCAAAGTTAACTAATATTGTTGGCGAAAAAAATATCGCCTTTCAGTAA
- the pfkA gene encoding 6-phosphofructokinase — protein MEQKTIGILTSGGDAPGMNAAVRAVVRTAIKKGFKVVGIERGYNGLINGELIEMDMRSVSDIIHRGGTVLYTARCKEFRELPGILKAKETCIQNNICGIVVIGGDGSFRGAADLSAQGIPCVGIPGTIDNDISCTEYTIGYDTAMNTAVEMVDKLRDTAQSHDRCSVVEVMGRHAGYIALNAGIACGATSIMVPEVKTDVEDVIKKIKISQQLGKHHYIIMVAEGIGNVEEIAKRIEAETGIESRGTVLGHVQRGGNPTVRDRVVASQMGYYAVELLEKGIGNRVIGLKDNKMVDYDIQEALKMKKPFEEDLFRIANDISF, from the coding sequence ATGGAACAAAAAACAATAGGCATTTTAACCAGTGGGGGTGACGCACCAGGTATGAATGCCGCTGTTCGTGCAGTTGTTAGAACAGCAATCAAAAAAGGATTCAAAGTAGTAGGGATTGAAAGAGGTTATAACGGCCTTATTAATGGTGAACTAATTGAAATGGATATGCGTTCTGTTTCCGATATTATTCATCGTGGAGGAACTGTTTTATATACTGCTAGATGTAAAGAATTTAGAGAACTTCCAGGTATTTTGAAAGCAAAAGAAACTTGTATTCAAAATAACATTTGTGGTATTGTTGTAATTGGTGGAGACGGATCTTTTAGAGGTGCTGCTGACTTATCTGCGCAAGGTATTCCATGTGTTGGTATTCCGGGTACCATCGATAACGATATTTCTTGTACTGAGTATACAATTGGCTACGATACTGCTATGAATACAGCAGTTGAAATGGTTGATAAACTACGCGATACTGCGCAATCTCATGATCGTTGCAGCGTAGTAGAAGTTATGGGCCGTCATGCTGGCTATATTGCATTAAATGCTGGTATTGCTTGTGGAGCAACTTCTATTATGGTACCTGAAGTAAAAACTGATGTAGAAGATGTAATTAAAAAAATTAAGATTTCTCAACAACTAGGTAAACATCACTATATTATTATGGTTGCTGAAGGTATTGGAAATGTAGAAGAAATTGCAAAACGTATTGAAGCTGAAACCGGAATAGAGTCAAGAGGCACTGTTCTTGGTCACGTTCAACGTGGTGGTAACCCAACAGTAAGAGATAGAGTAGTAGCTAGCCAAATGGGCTATTACGCTGTTGAATTATTAGAAAAAGGTATCGGAAACAGAGTTATTGGATTAAAAGATAATAAAATGGTTGATTATGATATTCAAGAAGCTTTAAAGATGAAAAAACCTTTTGAAGAAGACTTATTTAGAATTGCAAACGATATTTCGTTTTAA
- the yfmF gene encoding EF-P 5-aminopentanol modification-associated protein YfmF yields the protein MDCNFNSIEIAEGVHFNSIIDKRFKTNKISINFITELKKETVTSNAIIPFLLKKGYNGCSDYTIFNQQLEELYGAYVASYVQKVGDYQVVSLSITSIDDVYALNNDEITSKTASILCEMAFNPILENGVFPLKDVEIEKTALIDTIEAEVNEKRIYAINNLVKVMCSNEPFGISKYGYTEQVALLTPETIKTAYDNLIKHSRVEIMFTGSGNDKTAIDVFKAKMSSVNRSYQILNPIATHSQLQQTVEQTDHMTVSQSKMVLGFGNGLEPSSNLITATKLMVALYGGTPSSKLFLNVREKLSLCYYCAARYDRFKGIMMVDCGVENQNIEKAKTEILSQLDAIKKGEITDDEIRNAALSLVNALKSVYDSDASIESWYLGQVLSGTNISPLQEVDKVNNVTKECIIEAANRCTLDAVYVLTGKEV from the coding sequence ATGGATTGTAATTTTAATTCAATTGAAATAGCAGAAGGAGTTCATTTTAACAGCATAATTGATAAAAGGTTCAAGACCAATAAAATATCAATTAACTTTATTACAGAACTTAAAAAAGAAACTGTAACATCTAACGCTATTATTCCATTTTTATTAAAAAAGGGATATAACGGTTGCTCAGACTATACAATTTTTAATCAGCAATTAGAAGAGCTCTATGGAGCTTATGTAGCAAGCTATGTTCAAAAAGTAGGAGATTATCAAGTAGTTTCTTTATCTATTACAAGCATTGATGATGTATATGCTTTAAATAATGATGAAATTACAAGTAAAACAGCGTCCATACTTTGTGAAATGGCTTTTAACCCAATCTTAGAAAATGGAGTATTTCCATTAAAAGATGTTGAAATTGAAAAAACAGCTTTAATTGATACTATTGAAGCGGAAGTTAATGAAAAACGTATTTATGCAATCAATAACCTTGTAAAAGTAATGTGTTCTAATGAACCTTTTGGTATCTCAAAATATGGGTACACTGAGCAGGTTGCTTTGCTAACGCCAGAAACAATTAAAACTGCATATGACAATTTAATAAAACATTCCAGAGTAGAAATTATGTTTACAGGTAGTGGAAATGATAAAACTGCTATTGATGTGTTTAAAGCTAAAATGAGTAGCGTAAATCGTTCTTATCAAATTCTTAACCCTATTGCAACTCATTCACAATTGCAACAAACGGTTGAGCAAACTGATCATATGACAGTAAGCCAATCTAAGATGGTTTTAGGTTTTGGTAATGGATTGGAACCATCTAGCAACTTAATAACTGCAACAAAACTTATGGTTGCTTTATACGGGGGGACACCATCTTCTAAGTTGTTTCTAAATGTGCGTGAGAAATTAAGTTTATGCTACTATTGTGCTGCTCGTTACGATCGATTTAAAGGTATTATGATGGTTGACTGTGGCGTGGAAAATCAGAATATAGAAAAAGCAAAAACTGAAATATTATCACAATTAGATGCGATTAAAAAAGGTGAAATTACGGATGATGAAATTCGTAATGCAGCTTTAAGCTTAGTAAACGCCTTAAAATCAGTTTATGATTCAGATGCTTCAATAGAATCTTGGTATCTCGGCCAAGTTTTAAGTGGAACAAATATATCTCCTTTGCAAGAAGTTGATAAGGTAAACAACGTTACTAAAGAGTGTATAATTGAAGCTGCAAATCGTTGTACTCTAGATGCAGTTTATGTTTTAACAGGAAAAGAGGTGTAA
- the yfmH gene encoding EF-P 5-aminopentanol modification-associated protein YfmH: MKKQTIQNNILKEEYYSFTHESGLTILLYPMQGYSSSYALFGTKYGSIDTTFKTHSDETYVTVPEGIAHFLEHKLFESEDGDAFSLFAKTGASANAYTSFDKTCYLFSTTDNFAESLKALVGFVQSPYFTEETVKKEQGIIGQEIKMYEDDPNWRVFFNLLVAMYHNNPVRIDIAGTVDSISKIDKDLLYRCYHTFYNLSNMVISIAGNFDVDQAIEIIESNLKSIEKVEVSTKTPDEPKAVAKPEYIQALHVASPLFNVGYKELPVNESEELSIQLKYELILNAVVGKSTKLYKEMYDEGIINSTFGKEVFCGRGYLANIFAGESKQPQLVKEKINTAIQCLKKTGIDETTFERIRKSMYGRIIMNFNDVDEVANDMVSSYFSNNSIYDTINIISELKCDEVNSLLKSSFQEECLAISIINPIS, translated from the coding sequence ATGAAAAAACAAACAATTCAAAATAATATATTAAAAGAAGAATATTATAGTTTTACACACGAATCAGGTTTGACTATTCTGCTGTATCCTATGCAAGGCTATTCAAGCTCTTACGCTCTATTTGGAACAAAATATGGTTCAATCGATACCACTTTTAAAACACATTCCGATGAAACCTATGTGACGGTACCGGAAGGAATAGCCCATTTTTTAGAGCATAAGTTATTTGAAAGCGAAGACGGCGATGCTTTTTCTTTGTTTGCAAAGACCGGTGCTTCTGCGAATGCATATACTTCTTTTGATAAAACTTGCTATTTATTCTCTACGACTGATAACTTTGCTGAATCCTTAAAGGCGTTGGTTGGCTTTGTACAATCTCCATATTTTACAGAAGAAACCGTAAAAAAAGAGCAGGGCATTATTGGTCAAGAAATTAAAATGTATGAAGATGATCCGAATTGGAGAGTATTTTTCAATTTATTAGTTGCAATGTATCATAACAATCCGGTACGTATTGATATTGCAGGAACAGTAGACAGCATATCTAAAATCGATAAAGATTTATTGTATCGTTGTTATCATACTTTTTATAATCTTAGCAATATGGTTATTTCTATTGCTGGTAATTTTGATGTTGACCAAGCTATTGAAATTATTGAATCAAATTTAAAATCAATAGAAAAAGTTGAAGTTTCAACCAAAACACCAGATGAACCCAAAGCAGTAGCAAAGCCAGAATATATTCAAGCACTTCATGTTGCATCACCTTTATTTAATGTAGGATATAAAGAGCTTCCCGTTAATGAATCAGAAGAACTTTCAATTCAATTAAAATATGAGCTTATTTTGAATGCAGTAGTAGGCAAGAGTACAAAACTTTACAAAGAAATGTATGATGAGGGAATTATCAATTCTACATTCGGTAAAGAAGTATTTTGTGGAAGAGGATATTTAGCTAATATTTTTGCTGGTGAATCAAAACAGCCACAATTAGTGAAAGAAAAAATCAACACTGCAATTCAATGTTTAAAGAAAACAGGAATTGATGAAACCACCTTTGAACGTATTCGTAAGTCTATGTATGGTAGAATTATTATGAATTTTAATGATGTAGATGAAGTAGCAAACGATATGGTTTCTTCCTACTTTTCAAATAACAGTATTTATGATACAATAAATATAATTTCTGAATTAAAATGTGATGAGGTTAATAGCCTTCTAAAATCATCTTTTCAAGAGGAATGTTTAGCAATATCTATTATTAACCCAATTTCTTAG
- the lgt gene encoding prolipoprotein diacylglyceryl transferase, which translates to MEKILEFPKLGIELKFHNSFSIGSFEIAYYGVIIALGLLLALIYALKKFKQVGVDSDKAIDAIIGGIIGGIIGARLYYVAFSWDSYKDNFWSIFDIRSGGMAIYGGIIGALLVGLIIAKIRKIKLLPLLDVVGIGFLIGQGIGRWGNFFNVEAFGGNTNMPWGMTSPSIVSYLESQMSYFNSIGVKVDPSIPVHPCFLYESIWCLVGFVILHFYFKHRKFDGEVFLMYLGYYGLGRFFIEGMRTDSLMLGTLRVSQVLAGLLVIASIIAIIVIRMKIRNHHDPEYLKLFALTEEGQAIVNAPTKKQGKSSLMKKSEKEDNEELSEFENQTEKVADIQEEKGENIDG; encoded by the coding sequence ATGGAAAAAATCTTAGAGTTTCCCAAATTAGGAATAGAACTAAAATTTCATAATTCCTTTTCAATCGGCTCTTTTGAAATTGCTTACTATGGCGTTATCATTGCACTTGGTTTATTACTTGCTTTAATCTATGCTCTAAAGAAATTCAAACAAGTTGGAGTAGATAGCGATAAAGCAATCGATGCGATCATTGGTGGTATTATCGGTGGAATAATTGGCGCACGATTATATTATGTTGCATTTTCTTGGGATTCCTATAAGGATAATTTCTGGTCAATTTTCGATATTCGTAGTGGCGGTATGGCCATTTATGGTGGTATTATCGGTGCGTTATTAGTAGGCTTAATTATAGCTAAAATTAGGAAAATCAAATTACTTCCATTGCTTGATGTTGTAGGAATAGGATTTTTAATTGGACAAGGTATTGGCAGATGGGGCAATTTTTTCAATGTAGAGGCGTTTGGCGGAAATACCAATATGCCATGGGGAATGACAAGTCCCTCAATCGTTTCTTATTTAGAAAGCCAAATGAGCTATTTTAATAGTATTGGTGTAAAAGTAGATCCATCTATTCCAGTACATCCATGCTTCTTATATGAATCAATTTGGTGTTTGGTTGGCTTCGTTATACTACATTTTTATTTTAAACACAGAAAATTTGATGGCGAAGTTTTTTTAATGTATTTAGGCTATTACGGATTAGGCAGATTCTTTATAGAAGGTATGCGTACTGACAGCTTGATGCTTGGTACATTAAGAGTATCTCAAGTACTTGCTGGCTTATTGGTAATAGCATCTATTATTGCAATTATAGTAATTCGTATGAAAATTAGAAATCATCATGATCCTGAATATCTAAAACTTTTTGCTTTAACCGAAGAAGGACAAGCAATTGTAAATGCTCCAACTAAAAAGCAAGGAAAGTCTTCTTTAATGAAAAAGAGTGAAAAGGAAGATAACGAAGAACTATCAGAGTTTGAAAATCAAACAGAAAAAGTTGCTGACATACAAGAAGAAAAAGGTGAGAATATTGATGGCTAA